A stretch of the Zeugodacus cucurbitae isolate PBARC_wt_2022May chromosome 6, idZeuCucr1.2, whole genome shotgun sequence genome encodes the following:
- the LOC105214527 gene encoding 39S ribosomal protein L34, mitochondrial encodes MSFLNALSRSLLGAVNVAQVIINREAHVFNRTILKTKLRCHFPKPREVKRINVHGWDTRMSTPEGRRVLMRRILKGRHVLSH; translated from the exons ATGTCCTTCTTAAATGCGTTAAGCcg ATCGTTGCTTGGTGCTGTCAATGTTGCGCAAGTCATAATAAATCGGGAGGCACATGTTTTCAATCGCACAATATTGAAGACTAAGCTTCGTTGCCACTTCCCCAAGCCACGCGAAGTGAAACGCATAAACGTACATGGTTGGGACACGCGTATGTCTACACCAGAGGGACGTCGTGTGTTAATGCGCCGCATACTTAAAGGCCGACATGTACTGTCGCATTAA
- the LOC105214530 gene encoding GTP-binding protein Rit2 isoform X2: MPEKRNTPHELRVYKIVILGDGGVGKSAVTLQFVSHSFTDYHDPTIEDSYQQQAVIDGDAALLDILDTAGQVEFTAMRDQYMRCGEGFIICYSVTDRHSFQEASEYRKLIQRVRLSEDIPLVLIANKIDLVLARKVTTEEGKNLANQFGCPFFETSACERHCIDEPFYTLVREIRRKEAQGSGTSSEKLHSRRRSRWWRIRSIFALVFRRRRNLN; the protein is encoded by the exons ATGCCAGAAAAACGGAATACGCCTCATGAACTGCGTGTCTACAAGATTGTGATACTTGGAGACGGTGGTGTTGGTAAATCGG CTGTAACTTTGCAATTCGTAAGTCATAGCTTTACGGACTATCACGACCCAACCATCG AGGACTCCTATCAGCAACAAGCAGTGATTGATGGCGATGCCGCGTTACTGGACATACTCGACACTGCTGGCCAGGTTGAGTTTACAGCCATGCGTGATCAGTATATGCGTTGCGGTGAAGGTTTCATAATATGCTACTCAGTGACGGATCGACATAGCTTTCAAGAGGCATCCGAGTATCGTAAACTAATACAACGCGTACGACTATCCGAAGACATACCATTAGTACTAATAGCAAACAAAATAGACTTGGTGTTAGCACGAAAG GTAACCACTGAGGAGGGCAAAAATTTGGCAAATCAGTTTGGCTGTCCGTTCTTTGAGACTTCCGCATGCGAACGACACTGCATTGACGAACCATTCTACACGCTCGTACGCGAAATACGTCGCAAAGAG GCACAAGGCAGTGGCACAAGTTCAGAAAAGTTACACTCTCGTCGACGCAGCCGCTGGTGGCGTATACGCTCAATATTCGCTTTGGTCTTTCGACGCCGTAGAAATCTGAATTAA
- the LOC105214525 gene encoding polynucleotide 5'-hydroxyl-kinase NOL9 translates to MKTEKNDSKSDKLRQRLTSMFKKGNVKVGTQVNGKAHKEELKKEPLPTKVGMPKSKVSAQANGNASKSDLNKEPLPTKVGKLRNKVSAQVNGKAYKEALKKEKLPTKLGNTKSKTNSNASKVELKKNGQPTEVGKAQRKTSTQVNGNARKEQSKKEPLPTNVGQAKSNIKAPLQDLPKNNNRKRKLQQNTAPKQEKKSATVPKKQNKNAKTVGGGNHQEGKVDSKTNSTTNGKGKKSNNKNKKAKVVKEEQKINLPLVQHNGSNNAEMSGSEDSEDYFDSEEDYDSDDAYSFDDDYFHYDQYDNDDYSDSDSNDEEYFKDYEYGYEDSDCDSDSDSKYTENTESENEYHYDSDPFSGADPDYELPRNVAEDLVIHRGTAQKHDLSEEHNVEFDSDNDEPQVVELVVESKISEIKQPDAYAKTELHRLNVEFIKPNKTPVVTNELKEKVENENDCPQLVPIVDEDGFQLYNPDSDSSDYSSYEEEEVSDESSIPEEDINLKYTCSGNVCDSDCDSDDSLPAKKRKPIFNLGIVNVENCIPQENSESVIRNDEAEIDKPILNMLHTANTKCDKNTIITVNICERTTTSEPLEETVEKKSDNKATQASAEYEKQNVNANSLNQPINQETELVAVNETVNDDVVMVTPSLNEEIVVAAEKEIEDLNEEMDVSADFDDEIAKSFNINEIINHNQETATFRSIFTNAVNSNLVLVLVKEPFYLYGTVTATLLAGKVEIYGYTPRLNEELEIFSPRGCCSVDITSIPSNASDNDKAYENSMDSLQSAFSSVDLERIEKAFESGRDALLLLQRNNRRKKLKNIFKKYMNENVFPNMNSIQTDRPLYASEYLLDCVLNIDTERSLRIPKEWRDLYFTNNSKVLLAGGKSVGKSTLLRYLLNRHLEHSERVLVIDLDIGQAELFTPQTVSCTVLTQPLLGPGFFLNHQPTRAYAVGHCNIILCAQAYMRAVKKLIDYCNSNKEFAEMPWLINTMGYNKGFGLEVMHVITQLIRPTDVVQLQSNREINNFDILLHSHALARLERTIYTQDEFKAQKSDSATVEYRLHILSSAILQESRYQRDWEMSAKDLRYATLLSRLSDVLQGSAEWLTDCMPFGVFIDKLQLVNLVSNKSSREELIHAFEANLVYLCRKEVENENNEPIECFGIGIVRAIDHKKLYLLPAMSYDKLSVVNCLALGEMPLPASLFTNQGPRVCHMAAYLYNTVDAKTSKSIKQIYHRPTQFLTGKHKNVLGE, encoded by the exons ATGAAAACTGAAAAGAATGATAGTAAAAGTGATAAGCTGCGACAGCGGCTAACAAGTATGTTTAAGAAAGGAAATGTGAAAGTAGGTACACAAGTCAATGGTAAAGCCCATAAGGAAGAGTTAAAGAAGGAGCCGTTGCCAACAAAAGTGGGAATGCCGAAGAGTAAAGTCAGTGCTCAAGCTAATGGCAATGCTTCTAAGTCGGATTTAAATAAAGAACCGCTGCCGACAAAAGTGGGAAAGCTGAGAAATAAAGTCAGTGCTCAAGTTAATGGTAAAGCGTATAAGGAAGCGTTAAAGAAGGAAAAATTACCGACAAAATTGGGAAACACGAAAAGTAAAACTAATAGTAATGCTTCAAAGGTGGAGTTAAAGAAGAACGGGCAGCCGACAGAAGTGGGAAAAGCTCAAAGAAAAACCAGTACACAAGTCAATGGCAATGCTCGAAAGGAGCAGTCAAAAAAGGAGCCGCTGCCAACAAATGTGGGTCAAGCGAAAAGTAATATAAAGGCACCTTTACAAGACttgccaaaaaataataacagaaaGAGGAAGCTACAGCAAAATACTGCTCCCAAGCAGGAAAAGAAATCGGCCACAGTTccaaaaaagcagaacaaaaatgcaaaaaccgtTGGTGGAGGTAATCACCAAGAAGGCAAAGTTGATTCAAAAACTAATTCAACTACTAACGGCAAAGGTAAAAAATCTAATAACAAGAACAAGAAAGCTAAAGTGGTGAAGgaagagcaaaaaataaatttgccatTGGTACAACACAATGGTAGCAATAATGCAGAAATGTCGGGTAGCGAAGACAGCGAAGATTATTTTGATTCTGAAGAAGATTATGACTCTGATGACGCTTATAGTTTTGATGatgattattttcattatgaTCAATATGACAATGATGATTATTCTGATTCAGATTCGAATGATGAGGAATATTTTAAAGACTATGAATATGGCTATGAAGATTCTGATTGTGATTCTGATTCCGATTCTAAATATACTGAAAATACCGAAAGTGAAAATGAGTACCATTACGACTCCGATCCATTTTCCGGAGCTGATCCAGATTATGAACTTCCACGAAATGTTGCAGAAGATTTAGTCATACACAGAG GCACTGCACAGAAGCATGATTTGAGCGAAGAACATAATGTTGAATTCGATAGTGATAACGATGAACCACAAGTAGTCGAATTGGTTGTAGAAAgtaaaattagtgaaataaaacAACCGGATGCATATGCAAAAACTGAATTACATAGATTAAATGTGGAGTTTATTAAACCAAATAAAACACCCGTCGTAACAAATGAATTGaaagaaaaagttgaaaatgagAATGACTGCCCACAACTAGTACCAATAGTTGATGAAGATGGATTTCAACTTTACAACCCAGACAGTGATTCTAGTGATTACAGTTCGTATGAGGAAGAGGAAGTGAGTGATGAAAGCTCTATACCTGAGGAGGATATAAACTTGAAATACACTTGCAGTGGAAATGTTTGCGATAGCGATTGTGATAGTGACGATAGTTTACCAGCAAAGAAACGAAAACCAATTTTCAATTTAGGCATTGTTAATGTAGAAAACTGCATTCCACAAGAAAATAGTGAAAGTGTGATTAGAAATGATGAAGCAGAAATTGATAAACCGATTTTAAATATGCTCCATACCGCAAAtacaaaatgtgataaaaatacaataataacagTTAACATATGTGAGCGAACAACGACTTCAGAGCCACTGGAAGAAACAGTTGAAAAGAAGTCTGATAATAAAGCTACACAAGCATCTGCTGagtatgaaaaacaaaatgtcaatgcAAATTCGCTTAATCAGCCTATAAATCAGGAAACTGAATTAGTTGCAGTGAATGAAACTGTAAACGATGATGTTGTTATGGTCACTCCAAGTCTAAACGAAGAAATTGTGGTAGCTGCTGAGAAGGAGATTGAAGATCTCAATGAGGAAATGGACGTAAGCGCTGATTTTGATGACGAGATAGCTAAAAGctttaatataaatgaaatcatAAACCATAATCAGGAAACAGCTACTTTTCGTTCAATTTTTACTAACGCTGTCAATTCAAATCTTGTACTTGTGTTGGTAAAAGAACCATTCTATTTATATGGAACAGTTACTGCAACACTTTTAGCTGGCAAAGTTGAAATATACGGTTATACACCACGTCTCAATGAAGAGTTGGAAATATTTTCACCGCGTGGCTGCTGTAGCGTTGATATAACCAGCATTCCATCAAATGCATCAGATAACGATAAAGCATACGAAAATTCAATGGATTCTCTACAATCCGCATTTAGTTCAGTTGATTTGGAGCGCATAGAGAAGGCTTTTGAAAGTGGTCGCGATGCATTGTTGCTATTGCAACGTAATAATCGtcgaaagaaattgaaaaatattttcaaaaaatatatgaatgaaaatgtgttCCCCAACATGAATTCCATACAAACAGATCGACCGCTTTATGCCAGTGAATATCTACTCGATTGCGTCTTGAATATAGATACTGAAAGATCTTTGCGTATACCAAAAGAATGGCGTGACTTATACTTTACCAACAATTCGAAAGTTTTGCTGGCCGGTGGCAAGTCGGTGGGCAAGTCGACGCTGCTCCGTTATCTATTAAATCGTCACTTAGAGCACAGTGAACGTGTGCTTGTCATTGATCTCGATATTGGACAAGCGGAACTTTTCACACCACAAACTGTTTCCTGCACTGTTTTGACACAGCCTTTGCTGGGACCTGGCTTCTTTCTCAATCACCAACCTACACGTGCGTATGCTGTAGGACATTGCAACATTATACTTTGTGCTCAAGCGTATATGCGCGCcgttaaaaagttaattgattACTGTAATTCAAACAAGGAATTTGCGGAGATGCCTTGGCTGATTAACACAATGGGTTATAATAAAGGATTTGGCTTGGAAGTGATGCACGTTATTACACAGTTGATAAGACCAACCGATGTAGTGCAATTGCAAAGTAACagagaaattaataattttgatattttgttgCATTCACATGCGTTAGCGCGGTTAGAGCGTACGATTTACACACAGGATGAATTCAAAGCGCAGAAGAGTGATTCAGCAACGGTGGAGTATCGACTGCATATTTTATCCTCAGCTATATTGCAAGAGAGTCGCTATCAACGAGATTGGGAAATGAGTGCTAAAGATTTGCGTTACGCAACTTTGCTATCGCGACTGAGCGATGTGTTGCAGGGCAGTGCTGAGTGGCTGACCGATTGTATGCCATTtgg CGTATTTATTGACAAGTTACAGCTAGTGAATTTGGTTTCCAATAAATCGTCACGCGAAGAGCTGATCCACGCTTTCGAAGCAAATTTAGTGTACTTGTGTCGGAAGGAagtggaaaatgaaaataatgaaccAATTGAATGTTTCGGCAttg GTATTGTGCGCGCCATTGACcacaaaaaattatacctaCTGCCGGCGATGTCTTACGACAAATTGAGCGTAGTGAATTGCTTAGCTTTGGGTGAAATGCCGCTACCGGCATCATTGTTCACAAATCAAGGACCCAGAGTGTGTCATATGGCGGCTTATCTTTACAATACAGTTGATGCGAAAACTTCCAAATCGATTAAGCAAATTTATCATCGCCCAACACAATTTCTGACAGGGAAACATAAAAACGTGCTTGGCGAATAG
- the LOC105214530 gene encoding GTP-binding protein Rit2 isoform X1, whose protein sequence is MPEKRNTPHELRVYKIVILGDGGVGKSAVTLQFVSHSFTDYHDPTIEDSYQQQAVIDGDAALLDILDTAGQVEFTAMRDQYMRCGEGFIICYSVTDRHSFQEASEYRKLIQRVRLSEDIPLVLIANKIDLVLARKQVTTEEGKNLANQFGCPFFETSACERHCIDEPFYTLVREIRRKEAQGSGTSSEKLHSRRRSRWWRIRSIFALVFRRRRNLN, encoded by the exons ATGCCAGAAAAACGGAATACGCCTCATGAACTGCGTGTCTACAAGATTGTGATACTTGGAGACGGTGGTGTTGGTAAATCGG CTGTAACTTTGCAATTCGTAAGTCATAGCTTTACGGACTATCACGACCCAACCATCG AGGACTCCTATCAGCAACAAGCAGTGATTGATGGCGATGCCGCGTTACTGGACATACTCGACACTGCTGGCCAGGTTGAGTTTACAGCCATGCGTGATCAGTATATGCGTTGCGGTGAAGGTTTCATAATATGCTACTCAGTGACGGATCGACATAGCTTTCAAGAGGCATCCGAGTATCGTAAACTAATACAACGCGTACGACTATCCGAAGACATACCATTAGTACTAATAGCAAACAAAATAGACTTGGTGTTAGCACGAAAG CAGGTAACCACTGAGGAGGGCAAAAATTTGGCAAATCAGTTTGGCTGTCCGTTCTTTGAGACTTCCGCATGCGAACGACACTGCATTGACGAACCATTCTACACGCTCGTACGCGAAATACGTCGCAAAGAG GCACAAGGCAGTGGCACAAGTTCAGAAAAGTTACACTCTCGTCGACGCAGCCGCTGGTGGCGTATACGCTCAATATTCGCTTTGGTCTTTCGACGCCGTAGAAATCTGAATTAA